Below is a window of Anabas testudineus chromosome 10, fAnaTes1.2, whole genome shotgun sequence DNA.
ACTGTGTGATAAATGAAGCTGCCAAGATACTGCTTTTTGCTACTGAAAGCATCATCCTCAGCTAAGACAGTTGATTTGTGACTACATGCTGTAATGACTATATTAAGCTATGTTGCATTAAAGGAGTGGTAAAGGCTCAATTAATATTTGACTCTTCATATTGAGGTCTAAGGaagacacattatttttaatgtctgtgGCTGATTTAGTGGCAAACAGCTAGGCTGCTATATCTACATATGCAGATTTGTAAAAACGATATTGTAGTAATCAGTGCTCTGTAAATAGAGCAGCTGGATTATCAGACGTTATCTGCATAATGGCTCTATTACAGAATCATATGTTGTAAGGACAGCTGGGCTTATGTAACTGTAATACTAAATGGTTTTGGGTATAATAGACCCAGCCTCTATCTACTGTAGTTTCCTGACTGAGTTAAAGGAGCTCTGGTGCTTGAGAGCTTCACTGTGCTTCCAGGCCAACTCAGACACGCCACAAATAATGAGATAAGAAGCTGTCTTATCTGATAGAGCATTACTGAACTAACAGAGTCTGGAGCcataatatttaacaaatatgtGTTCGTCATTTCCTAAGATCCAAAAATCATTAGTATTCACTAACTGCTGCTCAGTGAAAAGTCATTTTCATGCATTCCTTTCACCTGTACTTTTATGAGTTTTATTTGCCTTAATTATATTAGGATCCGTCAGATcgacatttacatttttcacgGCTAAGCAGATGTTACTAAAATTGTGTTCTAGTACCTAACTGCAGCATTTGCCTGTGTTCTGCTCTGCGATTTTAGAGGTGCCACTATGTCACATAAGGTTGGCgcagaagagatggaggagatcAAGGAGGCCTTCAAGAAAGTGGGTGAGTACaaagttatgtgtgtgtggatattgcagtggggtgtgtgtgcattatctgagaaatgtttattgagagaaacagaaatttattgtaatttttgtaatttaatgtatttttttgtatatttcaaaccagataattatttaattaatttgattcaGCACATGTCTGGACTCTCACAGTCTGCTGTATTATTTTGTAACAAAACATTGTGGTTGaagttgctgctgcttttcattttaaacagaaaaaagcaacacaaatgGTGATATCTCAATGCCTAGCTCCTAGTATGGGTTGAGTTCCACAATGCACATCAGGGACATAGTGCATCCTTCTGATAACTGCTCACAACTCTAAATCATCAGATCATCAGGATGAAATCTATCCTAGACTCAAGTATCCCATCACACTCTTTATGTATAGAATAGCAAATGGAGAAGATACTGTGTGAATCCTGATAGTGCAGAAATAGAGAGAAGCTACAGTGCATGGTCtttgaataaaacattgctCTTTCTCCAAAATCTCTGTCTGTCCTGCCTCCACCCCACCTCTGCAGATATCGATGGTAATGGCTACATCTCCTCCTCTGAACTCAGTAGCCTCTTCCGTGAGGTGGGCTGCCCTTTGCCTGGATATCAGATCAGAGAACTCCTTCAGAAGCTGGACCGAGACAAAGACAGTAACATCAGCCTTGAAGAGTTCACGGCTGTAGGtaacactaactaactaactaactaaacaaCTAACTAACTTATGTTAAAATGAGTGGTGATAACTGACAACTGACTTAATTCAACTGACAAATCAGCTGCTTGTGAAACTAATTGAAAACTAACATACTAACGTTTTTAATCCACTATCAGGGCTTTTATGCCAACAGAGAACCGGTTGGGTTCTTGTTCACAAACCATGTTTTGAGCATTTCAACCAAAACTAGTTGGGTTCAGAACCTAGAACTCTGGTGTCCAGATCGTAATGGGAACTGTGATAACATCGGCATCACAGGTAGTAATGTACTAAAcctgcaaaagcaaaaaaagctaaatgaagCTCTCTTCTAACCAgcgtttgtgtgtttcaggatgtTTGCTTCTGCTGTTCacaaactgtgtctgtctcaaAGCTGCTAATCTGCCACCACACTGTGACTGACTTTAAAGCTTAAAGtgcaattttgtttttctatgtagATTTTTCAGGACCTGAAGGATGACCGCATGGCCCAAGGTTTCAAGAAAGCCCTCAACAAGAAAGAAGGCATCGTAGCCATCGGGGGAACGAGCGAGATCTCTAGTGAAGGAACTCAGCATTCGATCTCTGGTTAATAAAGCTGCGTTACTCATCTAATCACTAACACTGACAGTGATCAATAATCTGCCAAAACAATATATCCCTGTTAGATTTTGACTTGCACAGTAAGTGAAGTGACTCTTGTATTGTGTATCCTGTATTTCAGAGCAGGAGCGTATTGCCTTTGCAAACTATATCAACTCTTGTTTGGCAAATGATCCGGACTGTAAACACTTCCTGCCCATCAACCCCAATACTGAAGCTCTGTTTAAAGCTGTGACAGACGGCATCCTGCTTTGGTAAACCTCAAACTTCATTGAAGCactcaaattaaatgtttttcacccCCAGTCAATTGTTATGTGTATTTGTctattcattatttacatttgtatctGTTAACACTATTTTTTGTGTAATATATATATCCACTGTAACCATGTCTGGTATTAGGCATTATGTCAGTTCAGTCTGCCAACGTGTTCTGtctcatgtgtgtgtgcagtaaacTCATCAACCACTCTGTTCCTGACACCATCGATGAGAGAaccataaataaaaagaaactcaCTCCTTTCACCACTCAGGTTGGTTGGTGGCTTAACTAGATAATCAGATGTGATACAACATTATAACCTAAATCATGATTATCAATTGGGAAAAAGTTGAAGTTACTGTGCATGCTGGGGCTTTTAAAAAAGCATGCACCcatttgaaattaattaattttaaagcaCAACTATTTTTCACCAACAGGAGAATCTGAACTTGGCTCTGAACTCAGCCTCAGCCATCGGCTGCCAAGTTGTCAACATTGGAGCTCAAGATCTGAAGGAGGGGAAACCTCACCTGGTGCTTGGTCTCCTGTGGCAGATCATCAAGATTGGACTGTTTGCTGTTATAGAGCTGAGCCGCAATGAAGGTACAGCatgtacaaagacacacagtctAAGAGTCTGAGGTTATAGACCTTTGAAACATGAAAGTGATGTatttacacatgaaaacatatcacaaaaatacacaaagcgTTAGCAGTATGACACACTCGCCCTCAGCATTTTTTTACAACTGAGTTTATCCACCGGTCATTCTACCCCCACAACCCACTGTCGTGCTTGTCCTGCCTCCTGTCTTGCAGCGATTGCAGCTTTGCTAGAAGAAGGGGAGAGCCTGGAAGCGTTGATGAAACTCAGTCCTGAGGAGCTGCTCCTGCGCTGGGCCAATTTCCATTTAAAGAAAGCTGGCATGTCCATATCAAACTTTTCTGGAGATGTTAAGGTAACAGAGTGCTCCAGTGATGCCTGAAATTCCTGCTGTAACTGTTCTTGGCCCATGAGCCACCGACCAGCCATCATTCAATATGTCAAAGAATATATTTCTCCTGAAATCGTTATGTAGAGTTAAGCATTGTGTTATTTGAATACTTAATGTGATATGATTTAATGGAAttgaataaacatttttgttctttctcttgaTGCAGGACTCTAAAGCGTACTTCCATCTGCTGGAGCAGATCGCCCCAGACGGCAGCAAAGAGGATGTTCCTCGGATCGAGATCGATATGACTGGTCTATATGTGAGTTGATAACATTTTTGTGTCTTATCTGAAGGCTCAAACCTATGGGAACTGCATGCTGATAATATGATGTGTACTGATGGGCACATATCAACCGTAGTGTTTGTCTCCCTGTATGTTTCTAGGAGAAGGATCTTACAAAGAGAGCTGAGTGTTTGCTCAAACAGGCCGATCGCCTCGGCTGCCGACAGTTTGTAACTGCCACCGATATTGTGACTGGAAATGCAAAGCTCAACATGGCCTTTGTAGCCACGCTCTTCAACAAACACCCAGCTCTCACCAAACCTGAGAACCAAGACTGGATTCTAGAAAGTGAGCATGGGCGTCTACAATTCCTCTATAAGTCAGACACACTCTCATATGCAGGGAATTAATAacctctgtctcttcttgtcTCTATCTAGGTGAgaccagagaggagaggacgttCAGGAACTGGATGAACTCTCTAGGAGTCAATCCACGTGTCCACCATATCTATGGGTCAGTATCTTTCTGTCTGAAATGACTTCCTGTAGTGATTTTATAGTCACAGTTCACTCCTTACATGCGTGCGTGTGTACGTTTACATCTGCAGTGATCTGCAGGATGCCATGGTGATTCTCCAGCTTTATGAAAAGATTAAGGTACCAGTGGACTGGGATCACAGAGTCAACCATCCTCCATTCAAGGGTGTAGGAGGGGGGCAtttaaaaaaggtaaatataTCCCCTGCTTTCCATACTGCTCCAGTATGTGGATATTTATGAAATATGACTTAATCTTCCCTAAAAAAAGCTGCATGATGCCGCAGACACATGTAGAAACTCTATATATTTCTTTAAgacttttaaagtttaattagaGTACCTTTTTCTGTATCAATGCACAatgtatgttactgtatgtaggAGTTATGATAGAGGAGGACACAATTTCCTATCTTATTTAGAATGCTAGTAAGTTTAAAACATGctaactttgtgtgtgtgtgtgtgtgtgtgtgtgtgtgtgtgtgtgtgtgtgtgtgtcaggtagAAAACTGTAACTATGCAGTGGAGCTGGGGAAGAAGAAGGCTGGTTTTTCCCTGGTGGGAATCGCTGGCCAGGATCTCTACGATGGAAATGCAACTCTAACCCTGGCACTGGTGTGGCAGCTGATGAGGAGGTGATTTTCTCTTCTGTTACATCCATTACACAGTAATTTTGAAATGTTGAGAAAACTAggacgaaaaaaaaaacactgagaagaAAGTCAGCATCTGAAGCTGCTGTACTGCACCGATCAGGTAGAGGGCGCTGTTCTCTGAACTTCTCTTCCTGCCAACAAGTTTATCCCTTTATTGAAGCCATGGAGGAATTACCCAGAAACACGGAGGAAATCAGTGTTCAGCagtttatgggaaatgtagttttaatCAAATTAGCAAAACATCAGTGGTGTAACTGTATATAATATCACATACATATGCAGGTACACACTGAATGTTCTCGAAGACCTTGGACATGGGCATATCGCCGGTGATGATTTGATCATTTCATGGGTCAACAAGACTTTGGCTGAGGCTGGGAAGAGCTCAACTATCAAAAGCTTTAAGGTAAGTGAGTCTCACtttcacaaacataaatatgcCTCATAAACTAATCCGTTACACTAATAGATGTGCTTTGAGCAGTTTGCCTTGTGACATTAACAGATAACAGCTGGTTGTGGacctgtgtgaaaatgtgtatttatcagtgtgtgtctctctgttcagGACAAAGCCATTAATACCAGCATGCCAGTCCTGGAACTGATTGATTCCATCCAGCCAAGCAGTGTGAAGTTTGAGCTGGTTAAAACAGGAACTCTGTCAGACGAAGACAAACTGAACAATGCCAAGTAATTACATTATATGCTTCTCTTTCAGCTGTATTTCTATTTGTAGTTGTTGGGTATTAGTAGGGTCAATATATTTGTGACTAAAAGTTGGGCGTGCAAGTGTGTGTTGGGACCACTGGAAAGGGATGTtttgcaaagaataaaaagaatagTTTAAGCAAAGAAGAATCCAAAATGCAGTCCTATCATTGGTACACTGGTAACCTCTGACAGGGTAAGTCAGTGTTCAAATAGTGAAGCAGTTTAAAGCACTTTACATACTGCAATCACAGAGCAGCATTAGAACTACATTCAAAAACTAACTCTGGCTTTCAGTCCCTGCCCCTTCACTCTCTCATTTTACCAATTCAACTCTctacaaaatacagtttgtatGGTTATAAAATATCTTATTCAtgatgaaaatgtcacaaatgtgactccatattttagtttttcttccatATTAGGaggtaaaatgtaatgaaagaattaaatgtcattaatgGATTTTTAGTAGTAACAGTTGCATCTTTCATAGGCCACAGTCaagtacatactgtaagtgataaaagtaaaagtcaGACAGAAATCAAATGCTTAGACTACGTAATGTGAAACTATTGATCTGATATGTTTACATAGTGACTTTAACTACAGTATGAATTCCTCCTGCACCAGATATGCCATCTCCATGGCCAGGAAGATCGGAGCCAAAGTCTATGCCCTGCCTGAGGACTTGGTGGAGGTCAACCCTAAGATGGTGATGACCATCTTTGCCTGCTTGATGGGGAGAGGCATGAAGAAGGTTTAAAGAAGAAGCAAGCTGACTGTCTTTGCCTGTTTGATGAGACATGAAGAGAGTGAACATTCCAGTAGTTAATATGTCCTGTTTTTTTAAGTGGTTACTCTGTGTTAGCTGAAATAGAAGTGCCTCTGAGGGCTCAAAAGAATTTCTAAGACTTCTATAACAGCTACATGATAGATATTTGGGGTTTGGGTCTTTTTCTGGATTATAGTTTTGCTTTTGCACAAGAGAGGTCACGTTACTGTACATGGATgtatgagtgtgaatgtgtcttaTGTGGTTCAACACAGGGTCTGACCAGTGCACCAGTGATCCTGAATCAAGGTTCTATTTCTTCATGTAAGGACATGTGAGACATGGGAAACCTTATCATACACTGACCACTCTCTCAGCCCTGTTGAAAGTTTAAAGTAGTGACTTTTCTTAAGCATTTCAGGGTTAAGAAAAGTCTGCACTACTGCTTTCTTTCCAAATACACGTTTGTTTCAGCTGCATTGCCTCAAGGTTTCCCATGTGTCACTGCCTCGTGATGTACAGACTAACTCCTGCTGTGTCTTCCAGTGTGCCAGCTATAGTTCGCAGTGTGAGCATTTATTGTTCTTAAGACATAATATTCTTTACTGAATACCTTTTAGCCTTTTTATTTAGCAATGATTAAGGCTAGATTAAATGTCTTCATGCCACtcattacaaaatataaacctaaagagtttattttgttattgttagcagcatttttatttcaatataatGATGCAGACATCTGCAGATGAAACATATCAAATCCGCTGAGTTCATATGATCTTAACAACACAGAAGATGATGTACATTATGTCTGTACTCTAACAAATTCAGAGGCCATTTAAAAATGCTGTCTCAATATTCCCAGACCATTCAGACCACCTGAATTTGATGGCTCTATATTCACATCAGtaatgttatataataataaataaatagaacctttttgcatttattgttcagtttctgtcttttttctgtccCACACTGAGTCGTGAGTGCACCACGGAAAACATAATGATGATGTAATTACAGTAACTAGTAAGCATTtctgaactaaaataaaactctaAACACTAAATTAGACAtggttttctttaaaataaatacatgtaatcaTGTCATTGTTTAATTAAGATCCAGTGCACATTATGATTACAATTTTGCTGTTGTTAGTATGAAATCAGTCATTAATACATTAATAGATTAGTTCAGTAAACGCATTTCTTAAATGACTGATTGTGGTGTGGTTAAAGCTGGTGGTGGCCAATCCTGGTCCTTGAGGgccactgtgctgtttgtttttttcagctaTCCCTGcactacccactgctgattccgacacccccccccccccctcaagGTTAATGGGTACAAATCAAACAtagtcacattaaaaaaaaggcaacagtggtatcaggctgctgctgtcagcgCATCATAATAGTGGTATGGGTGGTTGGAATCAGTGTTGAGAGGCAGCTGTTGAGTGTGCTTGATGCGTCCTGGGTCTAATTCAACCAATCATGTGTGTTactgaatgtgttttcatctctgGTGTACTGTACGTGTGTAGCTGCTTCTTTTTAGTCATTTCAGAACAGAGCACATATTAGTCTCGTTGCATTGAACGATTCACTCCACAGCTCAGTCTGATGCTGGATTAGTAggtatgtttttcattttgggtTCAAATCCACTTTGTGCACAGAGGGGAAATGAAAGAGCATGTACATTGACATGCGCAGGTGTGTGCAGAAAAACACTTCTGTCCCTCGGTAATCAGGAGAATGGACACACACGAGGACACACTTGCAGTTCAGAGGCCACTTCAAACAGGGTTCTTGAATTCAGATGAGCTTCACTGGTGAAAAGGAAAACAcgcgcacagacacacaatttGCAATTGAAACGATGCCTTTGTCGAGTACCATGTGATCGTcccctttttttccatttacatttgttCACTTCAGCCATCCGTCCGTTCATATCAGCATTAGTCTGTCCTTCCTGATTAATAACTTGCTGTGTGAGTAGATATCTAGAGAGATAAACAGCACTGGTGGATTGATGACCTGAACTGGGACCTGAGGACATTTGGAAGGTTTGTGtatctttttttctccatctgatGATCTGTTGTCATCACTACTACACAGCTTGCTGCTTTGCCATCTGGTTTCCGTGGTGATGCTGATACTGGTACTGGATGACCTGGTGCTGGATGACCGTCCTGTTCAGactggtgcatgtgtgtgctggttAGTGGGTTGCGTGCGCGCACGTTTGAGCTGTTCTATCTCTTTAACGTGTTTAAGTTACTGTTtctagtgtgtctgtgtgtggactgGTGGTGGTGGTCATATTACTTAATGAACAAATTGTGTGCAGTATGGCAGGTCCAATGCAGGATTCACACAGGCTGTCTGTGAAAACATGGACAGAAGAGGAGAGCGAGCGAGCTGACAGCACACTTAGCAGGTACACACGCGTTTTGTACAGCTACATTTTTCTGATCCACTGAAGTAATGCATTTCCTGGCTCTTTACTCCAACTCTAAGCACTGCAACTAGGTGTCTAAGCACTAACCCTGTCCTAACCCATTACCTCAACTCACAACAGAGTGTGAGTGAGGACTTAATCCTTGATGCAAACTCACTCATTGCCATAGATTCCTCTTACATCCTTGTTACACATAGGCATCAGATGAGTCCCCGACCACCTCAGCAAGAGGTTTGAGTGATCAGATCACAGTCCATCtttgtgacatgttttaaaatcaaGTGCAAATGGTGCTTGGTCAAAAAGATGAGCCTCCAACTTTGTGGAGCTTTCTGTTGCTGGTAAAATTAGTAAAACAAGTTGTAAAGTTTACATgcataataattaatatgaacatgtctgtgcctctgtcacagctttgtttaatttaatgaagaGTATTTGTACTTTCCACTTTGCTGTCTATGAATTGTTCTTGCTTTGTATCGTTGTGGTGTCTGCGTGCAGAGCACAGTCCATGTGTGATGACAGTTcttcagagctgcagagaaTGACAGCCGCTGACAGGAGAGACATTAATTCCCAGAATTCCTTTCGAGGGCGAGGCGCTCTGTCCAGGTCTGGTAGCTGATAGTTGATGGTCTGACTAAAtccttttaattttttgtatGTATTCATTGTGTAAGTTGTCATTTCAGTAAAAAGAGTTCCCAAATTCTactttaataatattattgatGTTGGACTCTGCTGATCTTGACCTAAATGTTATGTTTGCAGGATAGTAAGTATGGTGATGACTCTGAGAGAATGGGCTCAGAAGAGTCTGGCTGAGGAGACAGAGCGCCCCGACTCCTTCTTAGAGCGCTTCAGAGGCCCCGCCCACATGGACATACAAGCCCCACCCAGTCGGTTTAGCCACACCCACACCGGCTCTGATGCTGATAATGAAATCAGACAATCCAGGCGCAcgtaagaaaacacacacattaaaacactaGATGGCATCTATATATTAGAAGATAAAactcttttcctccctctgtgtcaggAGGAGGAAGTGTAAGATCGTGGTCTTGTGTCCATCTGATGACGCGTACTACCACTGGCTGATGGTGATCGGTACTGCGGTTTTTTATAACTGGACCCTGCTAGTTGTCAGGTTGGGATGCAGTATTTTGAATACTAGTATTAGTGGCTGCAGTACAACTACTATTAATCCTATTGTACCATTTTACCATGATGACTATTGATGCATTTGGCTAAACCTGAGCACAGGTCACAGCTGACTATACTATTTGGCCACAGGGGGTGTATCTCATTTCCATCAGAGGAAAGGTTACCTCTGATGTctgtttaaaagtttatttgTTTCCTTAGAGCCTGTTTCGATGAGCTCCAGATGAGCAACGTGCTGGTGTGGCTGGTGCTGGACTATGTCTGTGATGGAGTCTATATTCTGGATATAGCAGTTCGTCTCCACACAGGTCCTGAGAATAATGCCACTCAAATGCTGATGGCACTCTGACTTGTGTATTTGCTTGTACAGAGTTCCTGAACTGAGGCTTTAACTCCCtcattcatttatgtttataaAGGTTTCTTGGATCAAGGCTTGATGGTAAAAGATGTGCGGCGTCTGAGAGAAACCTACGTCCGAACCTTACAGTGTAAACTCGACATCTGCTCCATCCTCCCAACTGATCTCATATATTTGAGCGTTGGCATTAGCTACACGCCTCTTCTTCGATTCAACCGGCTGCTGCGCCTGTCACGCCTGTTTGAGTTTTTTGAACGTACAGAAACACGGACAGGCTACCCCAACGCTTTCCGTATCTGGAAACTGGTTCTCTACATCCTGGTCATCATTCACTGGAATGCCTGTGGGTACTACAGCTTCTCCAAAGTCCTGGGACTGGGCTCCGATTCTTGGGTTTATCCCAACGCGTCGGATCCTGAGTTCGGCTCCCTGACCAGGAGTTACATATACTGTCTTTACTGGTCCACTTTAACACTGACAACCATTGGAGAGACACCTCCCCCTGTTAGAGATGAGGAATATTTGTTCTTGATATTTGACTTTCTGGTAAGTCACTATGTACTATGTGGATCAGCTGCTCTTAGTCTATCAAAACAGCTCATTCTGGTATGTCCCTCCTAGGTTGGTGTCCTGATTTTTGCGTCCATTGTGGGAAACGTTGGATCCATGATCTCAAATATGAATGCCACAAGAGCAGCCTTTCAGAGTCGCGTGGATGCCCTGAAGCACTACATGCACTTCAGGCATGTTAGCAAGGTGCTGGAGCAGCGCGTCATCCGCTGGTTTGATTATCTCTGGACCAATCAGAAGACGATAGATGAACAGGAAGTGCTGAGGAGCCTGCCTAATAAACTGAGAGCAGAGATTGCGATTAATGTTCACCTGGATACACTGAAGAAGGTAATGTTTGGTTGTATTTCTGGTGTAACTCTCCTCATCTTGTACCATCTTGAGCAgacttctttgtgtttgtgggtcTATGTGGGGATATAGGTGCGCATTTTCCAGGACTGTGAGGCTGGCCTCCTTGTGGAGTTGGTTTTAAAACTTCGACCACAGGTTTTCAGTCCTGGAGACTACATCTGTAGAAAGGTCGGTATTACTTTTACTGTTGCAATTCAGGGACATGTTATCAATTGCTACAGCTGTAGCACTCTACGTGTTGAACTAGCAATGGGTTGTCCAAACATAGCAGCCCATTAATTCTAATTAAAGCTGGTCGCACAACACACACCCACGGCCAAGCCTTTCGCTGCGTCTTATATTGCACATTTCTGTCCCAGGATGAACAGTACAGACTGTATATTTAGTGTGTTTCTCTGGTTCCAGCTGCCCACCTGTGTGACCATGAACGACACAGAAGTCATATTTCAGACATTTATTGCATATCACACcacctttcttcctctctgtttcgTCACTATTAATGAATGCAATAAAAAATGCAGTAATATTAACTattaactactactactacatgaTTATTGATGCTATAATCGTGCtattttcaatttcttttttcagcctTTCTGTTTAAAAGACACTATTGATCTTAGAAGTTCTGACTTCAATGTTCTCTCTGTTTTAAGGGAGACGTAGGTAAGGAGATGTACATTATTAAAGATGGACGACTGGCAGTGGTAGGGGAGGATGGCGTCACCCAGTTAGCTGTTCTGACAGCAGGAAGCTGCTTTGGAGAGATCAGCATCCTGAACATCAGCGGCAGCAAGATGGGGAACAGGCGCACGGCTAATATTCGCAGTCTGGGATACTCTgacctcttctgtctttccaAACAAGACCTAATGGAGGCACTTCAGGAGTTTCCAGATGCAAGGGCTCAGCTGGAACAGAGGGGGCGGGACATCCTGCAGAAGGAGGGACTTCTGGAGGAAGTCAACGTGTCTGCAGGGGAAGATGTCgaggagaaggtggagaggCTGGAAACCAGCCTGGATCGACTGCAGGTCTGTACTGTTAGTTCAGTATTACACACAACTGCAGCTGTTGGTGCTGTTGAAATGTTCCAAACACTCATACAACGATAATGATAACGTTGATTTCAGACATGTTTAGCCCGTCTGCAGAGTGAGTTCAACTCGTCCCAGCTTCGAATAAAACAACGAATCACAGCCCT
It encodes the following:
- the LOC113161083 gene encoding cyclic nucleotide-gated cation channel-like, which encodes MAGPMQDSHRLSVKTWTEEESERADSTLSRAQSMCDDSSSELQRMTAADRRDINSQNSFRGRGALSRIVSMVMTLREWAQKSLAEETERPDSFLERFRGPAHMDIQAPPSRFSHTHTGSDADNEIRQSRRTRRKCKIVVLCPSDDAYYHWLMVIGTAVFYNWTLLVVRACFDELQMSNVLVWLVLDYVCDGVYILDIAVRLHTGFLDQGLMVKDVRRLRETYVRTLQCKLDICSILPTDLIYLSVGISYTPLLRFNRLLRLSRLFEFFERTETRTGYPNAFRIWKLVLYILVIIHWNACGYYSFSKVLGLGSDSWVYPNASDPEFGSLTRSYIYCLYWSTLTLTTIGETPPPVRDEEYLFLIFDFLVGVLIFASIVGNVGSMISNMNATRAAFQSRVDALKHYMHFRHVSKVLEQRVIRWFDYLWTNQKTIDEQEVLRSLPNKLRAEIAINVHLDTLKKVRIFQDCEAGLLVELVLKLRPQVFSPGDYICRKGDVGKEMYIIKDGRLAVVGEDGVTQLAVLTAGSCFGEISILNISGSKMGNRRTANIRSLGYSDLFCLSKQDLMEALQEFPDARAQLEQRGRDILQKEGLLEEVNVSAGEDVEEKVERLETSLDRLQTCLARLQSEFNSSQLRIKQRITALEHNITTVVTGSGFLSDADGNESVSGGEGARSEINIRL
- the LOC113161084 gene encoding plastin-2-like; the protein is MSHKVGAEEMEEIKEAFKKVDIDGNGYISSSELSSLFREVGCPLPGYQIRELLQKLDRDKDSNISLEEFTAIFQDLKDDRMAQGFKKALNKKEGIVAIGGTSEISSEGTQHSISEQERIAFANYINSCLANDPDCKHFLPINPNTEALFKAVTDGILLCKLINHSVPDTIDERTINKKKLTPFTTQENLNLALNSASAIGCQVVNIGAQDLKEGKPHLVLGLLWQIIKIGLFAVIELSRNEAIAALLEEGESLEALMKLSPEELLLRWANFHLKKAGMSISNFSGDVKDSKAYFHLLEQIAPDGSKEDVPRIEIDMTGLYEKDLTKRAECLLKQADRLGCRQFVTATDIVTGNAKLNMAFVATLFNKHPALTKPENQDWILESETREERTFRNWMNSLGVNPRVHHIYGDLQDAMVILQLYEKIKVPVDWDHRVNHPPFKGVGGGHLKKVENCNYAVELGKKKAGFSLVGIAGQDLYDGNATLTLALVWQLMRRYTLNVLEDLGHGHIAGDDLIISWVNKTLAEAGKSSTIKSFKDKAINTSMPVLELIDSIQPSSVKFELVKTGTLSDEDKLNNAKYAISMARKIGAKVYALPEDLVEVNPKMVMTIFACLMGRGMKKV